From Riemerella anatipestifer ATCC 11845 = DSM 15868, a single genomic window includes:
- a CDS encoding regulatory protein RecX — translation MFMEKKLFTFDEIKLKMVNYCTYQDRCHQEVEQKMREFMLIPEAKDEILLYLMRENFLNEERFARSYVRGKFYHKSWGRKKIVSHLKFKGVSEKLINIAMEEIDEEEYLEVLNKLTEKYINSLKSGTDFEKKQRAVRYLLGKGYELDVVQMSVNQYFNGRGSSL, via the coding sequence ATGTTTATGGAGAAAAAATTGTTCACTTTTGACGAAATTAAACTAAAGATGGTAAATTATTGTACCTATCAAGACCGTTGTCATCAAGAGGTAGAGCAAAAAATGAGAGAATTTATGCTTATTCCTGAAGCTAAAGATGAAATCTTACTTTATCTCATGAGAGAGAATTTCCTTAACGAAGAGCGTTTTGCAAGAAGTTATGTGAGAGGGAAGTTTTATCATAAAAGCTGGGGAAGAAAAAAAATAGTAAGTCATCTTAAATTTAAAGGAGTGTCTGAAAAACTCATAAATATAGCTATGGAGGAAATTGATGAGGAAGAGTATCTTGAGGTACTGAATAAATTAACTGAAAAATATATCAATAGTTTAAAAAGTGGCACTGATTTTGAAAAAAAGCAACGAGCTGTTAGATACTTGCTAGGAAAAGGGTATGAATTAGATGTTGTTCAAATGTCTGTAAATCAATATTTTAATGGGAGGGGTAGTTCTTTATAA